The following proteins are co-located in the Coleofasciculus chthonoplastes PCC 7420 genome:
- a CDS encoding DUF3747 domain-containing protein, producing MRKRAFFTQVATLATIALSSLIANKSVAATFEQIPVDQNKFIAVAAPFGESSHQLLIIEQKSNARQCWSESGSNPVIVDPLLLNFDFSGICGRSTDSNGYSIRMAGEDLGLDYLLRIVERNGELVLIGTNSRDRSAPEVIVGRTQGLANGFVKIVLEPGWDFARRSYQGRPLGHIYLANSQPLSSIGTGGGSGTGSNPGTGSGTGSNPGANPGTGSGTGNPVVTFPDVANDIYANEIQQAVAMGFIAGFREDNTFRPQAALTREQLVSIIFEALNQLPNANLELPNQVTFAPYPDVNPSRWSAAKIQWARENNIISGYADGKFRPTQPVTRAELMAMERRAAEFALTLQGQQPTLTGNQSALQFSDIQGHWADALITQMSAYCRVASPLNERGSAFSPNSQAQRNYAAAATVRMLNCVK from the coding sequence ATGAGAAAGCGTGCATTTTTTACACAAGTAGCCACCCTAGCCACAATCGCCCTATCTAGCCTAATCGCGAATAAATCAGTGGCGGCGACATTTGAGCAAATTCCGGTTGATCAAAATAAATTTATTGCCGTGGCTGCACCTTTTGGCGAGAGTTCCCATCAACTGCTGATTATTGAACAAAAAAGCAATGCGCGGCAGTGTTGGAGTGAAAGTGGCAGTAATCCGGTTATCGTTGATCCGCTATTATTGAACTTTGACTTTAGTGGGATTTGCGGACGTAGCACCGATAGTAATGGGTATTCCATCCGCATGGCGGGTGAAGATTTGGGCTTAGATTATTTACTCAGAATTGTTGAACGCAATGGTGAATTGGTACTGATAGGAACCAATAGCCGCGATCGCAGCGCCCCAGAGGTTATAGTGGGTAGAACCCAAGGGTTAGCCAATGGATTTGTCAAGATAGTCTTAGAACCCGGTTGGGACTTTGCCCGACGTTCCTATCAAGGTAGACCATTGGGTCATATTTATCTGGCAAATAGTCAACCTTTAAGCAGTATTGGTACAGGTGGCGGTTCTGGTACAGGTTCTAACCCAGGCACAGGTTCCGGTACGGGGTCTAATCCAGGTGCTAACCCAGGCACAGGTTCAGGAACTGGCAATCCAGTCGTAACCTTTCCCGATGTTGCCAATGACATTTATGCCAATGAAATTCAGCAAGCTGTGGCAATGGGATTTATTGCTGGATTCAGAGAAGATAACACATTCAGACCCCAAGCGGCTTTAACTCGTGAACAATTGGTTTCGATTATTTTTGAAGCCCTGAATCAACTTCCCAACGCCAATCTAGAACTGCCTAATCAAGTTACCTTTGCCCCTTATCCTGATGTTAATCCCTCCCGATGGAGTGCGGCGAAAATTCAATGGGCGCGGGAGAATAATATCATCAGTGGTTATGCGGATGGCAAATTTCGACCCACCCAACCCGTAACTCGCGCTGAACTGATGGCAATGGAACGACGGGCGGCGGAGTTTGCCTTAACCCTTCAAGGTCAACAACCGACGCTGACAGGCAATCAGTCTGCTTTACAGTTTAGCGATATTCAGGGTCATTGGGCAGATGCGCTGATTACCCAAATGTCGGCTTATTGTCGAGTGGCGTCTCCATTGAATGAAAGGGGGA